The Lutra lutra chromosome 10, mLutLut1.2, whole genome shotgun sequence genome contains a region encoding:
- the FANCF gene encoding Fanconi anemia group F protein, protein MESLVEHLQRFSELLAVSRTTHVSTWDLATVRRALQWARYLRHVHRRFGRHVRIRRALELRLQNQWRQEGASGSTPVPGLTNFQALGRGDLLLSLRLLENRALGDAAYHYLLQQLFPGPGVLDTDEEALQGRLARLARCRSAVQLLRFSGHGEKSALEDPVLKTQAELLLGRLREVPKAEAEGPSRFLSTLWDRLPQNNFLKVIAAALLLPPSSPRPQGEELELGTPKTPGDGAQELVRWLLAKSDVMAAFCHSLPVGLLTSVAGRHPALSRAYLGLLTDWGRRLHYDLQKGTWVGADPQHVSWEELYGRFQSLCRAPPPLKDEVLTALEACKAQDGDFQVPGVSIWTDLLLALGSGS, encoded by the coding sequence ATGGAATCGCTTGTGGAGCACCTTCAGCGCTTCTCCGAGCTTCTGGCCGTCTCCCGCACCACCCACGTCAGCACCTGGGACCTCGCAACCGTGCGCAGGGCCTTGCAGTGGGCTCGCTACCTGCGCCACGTCCATAGGCGCTTTGGCCGCCATGTTCGCATTCGCAGGGCTCTGGAACTGCGGCTGCAAAACCAGTGGAGACAGGAGGGCGCGTCTGGGTCCACTCCAGTCCCCGGGTTGACGAACTTCCAGGCCCTGGGGCGCGGTGACCTCCTGCTGTCTCTGCGCCTGCTGGAGAACCGGGCCCTCGGGGATGCCGCCTATCACTACCTGCTGCAGCAGCTCTTTCCGGGCCCAGGCGTCCTGGATACCGACGAGGAGGCGCTCCAAGGCAGACTGGCCCGCCTCGCCCGCTGCCGCTCCGCCGTCCAGTTGCTGCGTTTCAGCGGCCACGGGGAGAAGTCGGCGCTTGAGGACCCAGTGCTGAAGACCCAGGCGGAGCTGCTGCTGGGGCGTCTGCGGGAGGTGCCGAAGGCCGAAGCCGAGGGCCCCAGCAGGTTTCTCAGCACTCTGTGGGACCGCTTGCCTCAGAACAACTTTCTGAAGGTCATAGCGGCCGCGCTGTTGCTTCCCCCGTCGTCTCCCCGGCCCCAGGGAGAAGAGTTGGAGCTGGGCACCCCCAAAACGCCCGGAGACGGGGCTCAGGAGCTGGTGCGTTGGCTTTTGGCGAAGTCGGATGTCATGGCCGCCTTTTGCCACAGCCTCCCGGTCGGGCTTCTAACTTCGGTGGCAGGCCGCCACCCCGCGCTCTCCCGGGCCTATCTGGGTCTGCTTACAGACTGGGGTCGGCGCCTGCACTACGACCTCCAGAAGGGCACTTGGGTTGGAGCTGATCCCCAACACGTGTCCTGGGAGGAGCTCTACGGCCGGTTTCAAAGCCTCTGTCGGGCCCCTCCACCTCTGAAAGACGAAGTTCTAACTGCCCTGGAGGCCTGTAAGGCGCAGGATGGAGATTTCCAAGTTCCGGGTGTTAGCATCTGGACAGACCTGTTGCTAGCTCTTGGGAGTGGGTCATGA